A genome region from Triplophysa rosa linkage group LG24, Trosa_1v2, whole genome shotgun sequence includes the following:
- the ppfibp1a gene encoding liprin-beta-1 codes for MMSDASEMLAAALEQMDGIIAGSKAMGYTNGLFDCQSPTSPFLGSLRVVHLLEDMRAALDLMDPEEKESLRSQVSETTAEGLMEWLRGRLTNGHGTAAGDSVYQERLSRLESDKECLVLQVSVLTDQVEVQGEKIRDLDTNLEEHRMKLNATEELLQQELLSRSALETEKLELLTEISSLKLKLAAAEGDRRESTGLYQEVTDMRLALTNMECERQEYERNLHCTKEELKALQKQLEERDQALSKLQGETHLETTTTQQSQRAEKDTEIQRMRNAVESLNASKEEKDLKIKELQTHLMRYKRVQDMGTSVQVSKDKTREEDTQGELHEGITKEAETEVAEDTDEPQLIPCTELLPEADVSTVTAPKPATESTLGPHARRATESVSQIQQTEKPCAASSNEDGAGKNGASPCVSPTQSSSGGNDSFGSKRTRSSFGRGFFKMRGHKMTSSAPNLDEGQRKGAEHLDLAGVSPQKTQALDTHSPEGKKKSKGIMKFFGRRKRSQSSSDDLDESPNAEFKRGGVRATAGPRLGWSHDLQRRNNNEPDSQFSRWNKEQVCEWLQEQGLGLYINQAQQWIRSGETLLKASQHDFEKELGIRHPLHRKKLLLALQALESEDEDALGKLDYNWVTRWLDDIGLPQYKSHFDEGRVDGRMLHYMTVDDLLGLKVGSVLHHLSIKRAIQVLRINRYDPDCLRRRPTEINPTPAEICQWTNHRVMEWLRSVDLAEYAPNLRGSGVHGGLMVLESRFNVETMALLLNIPPNKTLLRRHLATHFHLLIGSDSQRQKQQYLENPDYMLLTATAKVKPRRLSFGGFGTLRRKRQEDAEEYICPMNVEMPMSSSFHKDVHKSEDGLDQLQQMEDSEGTVRQIGAFSEGINSLTSMLKEDEFLRDDSSRSPETNATDDN; via the exons ATGATGTCTGATGCCAGTGAAATGTTGGCAGCTGCGCTGGAGCAGATGGATGGCATAATTGCAG GTTCTAAGGCCATGGGCTACACCAACGGCCTGTTTGATTGTCAGTCGCCCACTTCACCCTTCCTGGGCAGCCTTCGGGTGGTGCACCTTTTGGAGGACATGCGAGCTGCGCTGGACCTGATGGATCCAGAGGAAAAAGAGAGCCTGCGCAGTCAGGTGTCTGAAACCACAGCTGAGGGTCTGATGGAGTGGCTGCGAGGCCGACTT ACTAATGGCCATGGGACTGCAGCTGGGGATTCGGTCTATCAGGAGCGTCTCTCCCGCTTAGAAAGCGACAAAGAATGTCTAGTGCTGCAg GTGAGTGTTCTGACTGATCAAGTGGAGGTTCAgggagaaaaaataagagacctgGACACGAACCTTGAGGAGCACCGCATGAAGCTGAATGCCACTGAAGAATTACTACAGCAG gAGCTGCTTAGCAGGAGTGCTTTAGAGACTGAAAAACTGGAATTGCTGACCGAGATATCTAGTCTGAAACTAAAACTGGCCGCCGCAGAAGGGGATCGTAGAGAAAGCACG GGTCTTTATCAGGAGGTCACCGACATGCGCCTTGCGTTGACTAACATGGAATGTGAGAGACAAGAGTATGAGAGAAATCTTCACTGTACCAAA GAGGAGCTAAAGGCATTACAGAAGCAGCTGGAGGAGAGGGATCAGGCTCTTAGCAAACTGCAGGGAGAAACCCACCTTGAGACCACCACCACACAACAGTCACAACGTGCAGAGAAAG ACACAGAAATCCAGCGAATGAGGAATGCTGTCGAGTCTTTAAACGCATCTAAGGAAGAGAAG gatcttaaaataaaagagCTGCAGACGCACCTGATGCGTTACAAGAGAGTTCAGGATATGGGGACGTCAGTGCAGGTATCAAAGG ACAAAACCAGAGAAGAGGACACACAAGGGGAGCTGCATGAAGGGATAACTAAAGAAGCCGAGACTGAGGTTGCAGAGGATACAGATGAA CCTCAGCTCATTCCATGCACAGAACTCCTTCCTGAAGCTGACGTCTCCACGGTGACCGCACCCAAACCTGCAACGGAGAGCACGCTAGGACCCCACGCACGAAGAGCTACAGAAAG TGTCTCTCAAATTCAGCAGACAGAGAAGCCTTGTGCGGCGAGCAGCAATGAG GATGGAGCCGGTAAAAATGGAGCCTCGCCATGCGTCTCCCCCACTCAGTCCAGCTCGGGGGGCAATGACAGTTTTGGCTCCAAAAGAACTCGTTCCTCTTTCGGACGTGGTTTCTTCAAGATGAGAGGCCACAAGATGACAAGCAGCGCACCAAACTTGG ATGAAGGACAGCGGAAAGGAGCAGAGCACTTGGACTTGGCTGGAGTGTCACCTCAGAAGACACAAGCATTGGATACGCACTCGCCTGAAGGGAAGAAGAAATCAAAAGGGATCATGAAGTTTTTTGGAAG GAGGAAACGAAGTCAGTCAAGTTCGGACGATCTAGATGAATCTCCAAATGCAGAGTTTAAGAGAGGTGGAGTCCGAGCTACAGCAGGTCCCAGACTGGGCTGGTCACATGACCTGCAGCGACGCAATAATAA TGAGCCGGACAGCCAATTTTCACGCTGGAATAAAGAGCAAGTGTGCGAGTGGTTACAGGAACAGGGGCTCGGGTTGTACATAAACCAAGCACAGCAATGGATCCGCTCGGGAGAAACTTTGTTGAAAGCATCTCAGCATGACTTTGAAAAG GAATTGGGCATCAGGCACCCTTTACACAGAAAGAAACTGCTGCTGGCCCTTCAGGCACTGGAGTCAGAGGATGAAGATGCATTGGGAAAACTGGATTACAACTGGGTTACTC GGTGGCTGGATGACATTGGTCTGCCTCAGTATAAGTCTCACTTCGATGAGGGCCGGGTGGATGGACGCATGCTTCACTATATGACTGTG GATGATCTGCTTGGTCTAAAAGTAGGCAGCGTGCTCCACCACCTCAGTATTAAGAGGGCCATCCAGGTTCTACGCATCAACCGCTACGACCCCGACTGTCTCCGCCGTAGACCGACCGAG ATTAACCCCACACCGGCTGAAATCTGTCAGTGGACCAATCACAGGGTGATGGAGTGGCTTCGCTCGGTCGATCTGGCCGAATACGCACCCAACCTGAGAGGAAGTGGAGTCCACGGAGGACTAATG GTTTTAGAGTCTCGCTTCAATGTTGAAACGATGGCTTTGCTTCTCAACATTCCGCCAAATAAAACACTGTTGAGACGTCACCTCGCGACCCACTTCCATCTTCTGATCGGTTCAGATTCTCAGAGACAAAAGCAGCAATATCTAGAGAATCCAGATTACATGCTCCTCACGGCCACAGCCAAAGTGAAG CCAAGACGTTTGTCATTTGGAGGTTTTGGGACATTGAGGCGAAAACGTCAGGAGGATGCAGAAGAGTACATTTGTCCCATGAATGTGGAGATGCCCATGAGCAGCAGCTTTCACAAAGACGTTCACAAATCTGAAGACGGCTTGGATCAACTGCAGCAG ATGGAGGACTCTGAGGGGACTGTGCGACAGATAGGTGCATTCTCTGAAGGAATCAATAGCCTAACA AGCATGCTGAAAGAGGATGAATTTTTGAGGGATGATTCCTCCCGTTCGCCAGAGACAAATGCCACAGATGACAACTGA